A stretch of the Capra hircus breed San Clemente chromosome 10, ASM170441v1, whole genome shotgun sequence genome encodes the following:
- the AKAP5 gene encoding A-kinase anchor protein 5, whose product MEITVSEIQVESKDETRSAEVRRQDERQEEKASMLCFKRRKKAAKAMKPEASSKAADATRKCPPEAGASDQPQHPGGAWASIKRLVTRRKRSESSKQQKPFEAKLQSEINAEDANPSKKKAKSRLKIPCIKFSKGEKRSNHSKIIEDSDCSVKVQEAENLVTKTLTQSDDQTTNSKSPRDVREAVSQKGDDEVCESNVNNSITSPGEKVISVELELDMGHSAIQTGTLIPEKDTEMLEEKQSTQPQQVSPLEASDTEQELPVGSEIPPSPAVPDQQILEEARNGVLESGPDWKEHGSREIVVEESKPKDTELSQELDFQENEITAEKPKPEESKRMEPIAIIITDTEISEFDVKKSKNVPKPFLISIENEQVGVFANDSGFEGRTSEQYETLLIETASSLVKNAIQLSIEQLVNEMASDDNTINNRLQ is encoded by the coding sequence ATGGAGATCACAGTTTCTGAAATACAAGTAGAAAGCAAGGATGAGACGAGATCAGCAGAAGTTAGACGTCAGgatgagaggcaggaggaaaaagcatcGATGCTCTGcttcaagagaagaaaaaaagcagcCAAAGCAATGAAGCCCGAAGCCAGCTCTAAAGCTGCTGATGCAACAAGGAAGTGTCCTCCAGAAGCAGGAGCTTCTGATCAGCCACAGCACCCTGGCGGGGCCTGGGCCTCAATCAAACGCCTTGTAACACGCAGGAAAAGGTCAGAGTCTTCAAAGCAGCAAAAGCCCTTTGAGGCTAAACTGCAATCGGAAATCAATGCTGAGGATGCTAATCCTtctaagaaaaaggcaaaatccaGACTCAAGATTCCCTGCATAAAATtctcaaaaggagagaaaagaagtaaTCACTCCAAAATCATAGAAGATTCAGACTGCAGTGTCAAAGTCCAAGAGGCTGAAAATCTGGTTACAAAAACTCTGACCCAATCAGATGACCAGACAACAAACAGCAAGTCGCCCCGGGATGTAAGGGAAGCTGTCTCACAGAAAGGGGATGATGAGGTCTGTGAATCAAATGTGAACAACAGCATAACTTCTCCTGGAGAGAAAGTGATTTCAGTAGAACTTGAGTTAGATATGGGTCATTCTGCTATTCAAACAGGAACTCTAATCCCTGAAAAAGATACTGAAATGCTTGAGGAAAAACAAAGCACTCAACCTCAGCAAGTGAGCCCACTGGAAGCTTCGGACACAGAACAGGAGCTCCCAGTGGGTTCTGAGATTCCTCCCTCGCCTGCAGTCCCAGATCAACAAATTCTGGAAGAAGCCAGAAATGGTGTCCTAGAAAGTGGACCAGATTGGAAGGAGCATGGAAGTAGAGAGATTGTTGTTGAGGAGAGTAAGCCAAAAGATACTGAATTGAGCCAGGAACTGgattttcaagaaaatgagatcactgcagaaaaacccaaaccagaagaaagcaaaagaatggaGCCAATTGCTATTATTATCACAGACACTGAAATCAGTGAATTTGATGTTAAGAAATCTAAAAATGTCCCTAAGCCATTCTTAATTTCAATTGAAAATGAGCAAGTAGGGGTTTTTGCTAATGACAGTGGTTTTGAGGGTAGAACTTCGGAACAATATGAAACACTCTTAATAGAAACAGCTTCTTCTCTTGTCAAGAATGCTATCCAGTTGTCTATAGAACAGCTTGTTAATGAAATGGCCTCTGATGATAATACAATAAATAATCGTCTACAGTGA